The genomic window TTCCCAGAGAGAATTAAACAGCTGCCACTGGACAGGCACTTTGACCTCAGCAATGTTAAAAGGGTAAGATTGGATCCAGTTTCAGGATTAGTGCTACTAGCAGGCATTTTCCCATCTTTTATGAACACTGAACAGTATTCTCTGACATTCTAGATTGTCTTGGAAGCCGATGGTTATCAACCGTACCTGATATCTCCAGAGAAAGGGTTGAGGTCCTTGATAAAGATAGTATTGGATATGGCAAAGGAGCCATCACGGCTCTGTGTTGAAGAGGTATGTTCTACTTTATTCAAATAAAGTCTTGTTaccaataaaaatataacatGTTTAGATctgttcctttttttcctctcaagGCTAAGAACGTTGTAGAAATAATGTGTTTGTGTTTGTAAGTTACTGCAATAAGAAAATGATGCTTTTTATTCTCTACCAGAAAAGCGTTATCCTAAATTTGACTTTTGGAGGCTGGGTTGGGTGCATTTGATTGAGGTAGCAATTTGTTCTATGGATTGAGTTTTTTAGATAAGAGGTAAAATTAGGGTTCCATTGTTTCAACAAATAAGATACGGATGCATGGGACTACCTATCTGCTTGAGTTCCATACTTCCATATGGTCAGATTTTTGTTTATTTGGTGTTATCAATTGTTGTGTGGTATTTCTATGTTATGTACTGGTGTATATTGTTATCTTTGTATTGAAAATTGTGAACTTCTTAGTTTATTGCCTAGGAAAAGTAATAGTTATCTTTCTTAATGCACTAGGTACATCGTGTATTGTTAGACATTGTCAATGCTTCAGCAAATGCCACACCAGGACTTGGAAGATATCCTCCATTCAAGCGCGAGGTATCACCTAGCTATTTTAGAGTTTCTTTCCTTTCGAGTTTCACGTTGGTAGAGTTTATTGTTGACTGATGTGAGTAAAAAATCTATGTTTCCTTTCGCAAGGTCATTGCAATAGCATCAAATGCACTAGACAGCTTCAAAAATGATGCAAAAAAGATGGTTGTTGCACTTGTTGATATGGAGCGCGCCTTTGTTCCTCCTCAGCATTTCATCCGTCTAGTGCAAAGAAGGTTGATTTTTGGCTAGTTTTCCCCCTTCAATTTTAGTTATCATTTGTCTCCAATAGTTAGTTAACATTTCTCCCTGTTCAATTTCTATACTTACTTTTTGATaaaatatttgtgttcattcgaTTTATAAATTCATTTCCTGTAATATTTTGATGTTATGAATTTAGCATGGAAATCTTAGTATGTTTCCTACGTACGCCTTCAAAGAAGTATCTTTAAGTGATCCATGAACACTGAAGGACACATGCAACTTCAGGTTAACTTCAGCTATTCTTTTCTAGGGCCTGCTTTGGTAGGGATGATTTATCTCCAAATTCTTATCCTCTTTTTAGAGTTAGATCTTTAGGATATTGCTCAAATTGAGCTATACCAACAATTGTCAAAGCAATCCCCAgcatccaaacacccccttatcTTGAATCAGTCGAACATATGATTACCAGGGATATACAATCTCTTTGTTGAAATTCAGCAAGTTGCCCTTTGCTTGATAATCAATCTTTCCgttatttatattttgtaaagATAAGATAATTTTATGGCTACACAGTTACACTATGGAATGTTGAgccttgtcaattttttttaacaatactGGCAGAATGGAAAGGCAACGCCGTGAGGATGAATTAAAAAATCGATCCTCCAAGAAACCACAGGATGCTGACCAACCCATGGGAAAAAGGGTAAGGCAGCCTAAATGGATTTTGATTCACATTGACTTGTTTTATTAGGAATACACTTATTTAGATTATTAGACATGGTATTTCTTCTTTTCACCATTACAAGGCTGAAATAACTATGCTTTGGTTCTAGGCCTCCAGTCCCCAGACAGGATCTGAGAAAGACACAAAAGACAAATCAGCGAAAGACAAAGACAAAGACAAATCAGGCCAGCAAGACAAAGACGCAAAAGAGGGGTCCTCTGTGCAGGTTGCTGGTTCTTCTGGTGAAATTACTGCAGGTAAGAATGTGTCAAATCATGCTGTGCTCAAGCTAGCCATTATGGAAAACCACaaattttttattgaatttaggCTCAAGACAGGCTTAAAGCACTTCTATTCTAGCCTAAAAACTCATTCTGTAAGAATCCAGGAGTTGGAGCTCTGGTAAACAGGCCCTTTGAACCATTTGGTGAAATGAAACATTTGTTTTGTCTCattgtaaaaaaatacatgcaaatataaatattcgttaGTTTTGTACATTTTTCTTCAGGTTACCTTTTGAAGAAAAGTGCAAAAACAAATGGATGGAGTAGGAGGTGGTTTGTCCTCAATGAGAAAAGCGGAAAGGTTAATCAGAGTTCAATGATCATCTTTTAGTTTTGTTTGTCTTTTTGCACTAGCAGGAGGAATATCAGGATAATTTATTTATGTATTTTCCGATGGACTTCTATGCATGGGTGGTTGGTTAACCTTCTATTTTTATCAGCTTGGCTACACGAAGAAACAAGAGGAGAGACATTTTCGTGGTGTCATCACTCTTGAGGTGTGTGCACAAACCTTGTCCTTAAATTTGCATGTAATTTATTCTACCATTATTGGGTTTGTTTTTTCGCCTTATCCCTTGGAAAGAGCTATCTGATATTGGAAGAAACATCACATATACATCAACAAATGCTGTAAAATGAACTTAGTTGGTAACTTGAATTTGACATCATTGTGCAGGAGTGTAACCTTGAAGaagtagaggaggaagaacctcCTAAAAGTTTGAAGGATTCAAAAAAGGCAAATGGGCCAGAGAAAGGCCCAAGTCTCGTCTTTAAGATAACTAACAGGGTTGCCTACAAAACAGTTCTAAAAGGTTAAGATCCCTGAATACCTCagcttgatttttttctttataagaCCCTTGTTGTCTAAATGGTGTATTTCCTTTTACAGCTCATAGTGCTGTTGTATTGAAAGCTGAGAGCACGGCCGACAAAGTTGAGTGGGTAAATAAGATACGGGCTGTAATTCAAAGCAAAGGGGGATCATTCAAGGGTCCAAATACTGATGGTGGTTCCATGAGACAAAGCAATTCCGATGGTGCTCTGGTAGTTTCTAGCTATATCCATTCCTACGCTTTTAGCCCTCTGGCTCTAATTTTCTCCTTGTCAAACTCTTTCTTATTTTGATGTTAAGACTGTAAAACTTTATTTCATGTTCCTTAAGATAAACATGTTGTATTGTTGTTGTTGGCACGAGTTACTTACTTCCATTTGACCTTTCAATTGACATCTGATCCCTGCACTTTTCAAAGGATACTATGGCACGGAGACCTGCTGATCCTGAAGAAGAACTTAGATGGATGTCCCATGAAGTTCGTGGTTATGTTGAGGCTGTTTTGAATAGTCTGGCAGCAAATGTCCCAAAggtttacattaaaaaaaagctagcaTTGCTCATTTCATTGGACCCTGTCATTGTGGCAATGTTCTTAttgttttttccccttctcttaTCAGGCTATTGTGTTGTGCCAAGTGGAGAAGGCAAAGGAAGATATGCTAAACCAGCTATATAGTTCAATAAGGTTGATGAATACTTCTCTTATCTTCTGGAGGCTATAATACTGTTTCTAGCTTTTTGCATTTTTTCCCCACCTGACAGTTTCAGATTCTTTGTGCTGCAATAGTGTCATCACGAGCCATCTGGATCAAAAGGGTGCCATGGGAATCCTGTAGATCTATTTTCTATGCATATGATTTTGATCTTGCTATTTAGTAATCCCTATAGTGTGTATAAACCTCAATCATTCTGGCATATTATCTTTTTTCTGGTTAcatgaaaaagaaatattggCACCTGAAGAATGTTGTCATACCACTTTGTTGTATTCTTTGGGAGGGATTTTAGTTTTTTAGTTCTAACTGATTGTCAAAAATACAGTTTCGTGGGACAGGTGTTGGGATCCACATGTTATTCCAGCACTTCGTTGTTTATTGATGCTATTTGCAGTTTGTTTATTCTTAGCTTATATTATAGACTTGCTTAAATGGTACACCTAAGCTATTTATACTAtatgctgtttttaatgccatTATTATCTAATCTTAATTCCTTTGCTTTTTTTTGTCATTACCAGTGGGCAAAGCAATGCAAAAATTGAAGAGCTTCTGCAAGAGGACCATAATGCTAAACGTAGAAGGGAAAAATACCAAAAACAATCATCTCTCTTGTCAAAGCTTACCCGTCAACTTAGTATCCATGACAACAGGGCTGCTTCTTATGCCAATGATATCTCTGAAGCTGGTAAGCTTACTATACTTTCAATGCCTGAGAAGTAATAGCAAATACAATTGTATGGTATTTTACATCTCCTTTGTAACTAGTTGTTAATGTTGTTCATTACCTGTCATTGATATAGTTACCCAGCTGACCATTCACCCCTTTTATAACTCATATTTCTACATGTTGAATCATAGGGTGACTAATGTAGATTGCATGTTACTTTTCTTCTGTTAATTTGTCACAAATTTCTTAAACGGAATCATTTGCAGAGAGTCCCCGGACACCCAACCGCCCAGGTGAGGATTGGAGGTCTGCCTTCGATTCCGCATCCAACGGACCCAGCTCAGGCAGCGAATCAAGGTCAAGAAGCGCTGATGGACGCAGAGGGCGCTATGAAAACGGCGACGTGACCTCCGGTGCCAACTCCGGCAGCCGACGCACTCCAAACCGGTTACCTCCAGCACCTCCTAAATACTAATCACGCTGATTAGTATCTATCCATAAACGAGCGCCGTGATGTATTCTTGCTAGGCACCACGCCCTGTTTCTGATTGATATTGGTGGCTGGGGTGAGCGGATTTGGGGGATTTGGACTATAGAGAGAGAAGCGTCTTGTTAGTGGAGAGATTGCATGAACAGTTTTTAAGCAGGGTACCCTGAGTTGTTTATAGAAATATAAATAGGTAATCCATCCATTATCTCTATTGTTTCGTCATCTTTTTTTGACTCATTCATGTCTGATTAATCCCCCTGCTTATAGGATTTTGTGGGACGATCAGTCTAGCTTTGTACTATATCATACTGTATACTTATATATCATTGTACGCGTACACTTTGAAACGGTGATGCCCATTTGTTTTACCTTTCGCGACTGACAGTCAGGCGCACTAATTAGGAGACGACGTCCGATATTCCATCGA from Oryza glaberrima chromosome 6, OglaRS2, whole genome shotgun sequence includes these protein-coding regions:
- the LOC127775649 gene encoding dynamin-2B-like encodes the protein MEAVEELAQLSEAMRQAASLLADDDPSDDSAPRRPSTFLNAVALGNVGAGKSAVLNSLIGHPVLPTGENGATRAPIVVDLQRDPGLSSKSIVLQIDSKSQQVSASSLRHSLQDRLSKGASSGSSRGRVEGINLKLRTSTAPPLKLVDLPGIDQRAVDDSMINEYAGHNDAILLVVIPAMQAADVASSRALRLAKDIDADGTRTVGVISKVDQAEGDAKTIACVQALLSNKGPKNLPDIEWVALIGQSVAIASAQAAGSENSLETAWNAEAETLRSILTGAPKSKLGRIALVDTIAKQIRKRMKVRLPNLLSGLQGKSQMVQDELARLGESMVQSAEGTRAVALELCREFEDKFLAHITSGEGSGWKVVASFEGKFPERIKQLPLDRHFDLSNVKRIVLEADGYQPYLISPEKGLRSLIKIVLDMAKEPSRLCVEEVHRVLLDIVNASANATPGLGRYPPFKREVIAIASNALDSFKNDAKKMVVALVDMERAFVPPQHFIRLVQRRMERQRREDELKNRSSKKPQDADQPMGKRASSPQTGSEKDTKDKSAKDKDKDKSGQQDKDAKEGSSVQVAGSSGEITAGYLLKKSAKTNGWSRRWFVLNEKSGKLGYTKKQEERHFRGVITLEECNLEEVEEEEPPKSLKDSKKANGPEKGPSLVFKITNRVAYKTVLKAHSAVVLKAESTADKVEWVNKIRAVIQSKGGSFKGPNTDGGSMRQSNSDGALDTMARRPADPEEELRWMSHEVRGYVEAVLNSLAANVPKAIVLCQVEKAKEDMLNQLYSSISGQSNAKIEELLQEDHNAKRRREKYQKQSSLLSKLTRQLSIHDNRAASYANDISEAESPRTPNRPGEDWRSAFDSASNGPSSGSESRSRSADGRRGRYENGDVTSGANSGSRRTPNRLPPAPPKY